A region of the Drosophila subobscura isolate 14011-0131.10 chromosome J, UCBerk_Dsub_1.0, whole genome shotgun sequence genome:
CTGTGCAGCCAAGTGGTAAAAAGTATTCCACATTAAttcaagcaaaaataaattataaaggCCAAGGAGCGGCGGGGCCTTCACTTTTCGCTGCGTTGTGCATTTTATGACGTTTAATGTGTTTCTgctgtcagcagcagaagttgccactgccacactgccacttccacatTCTCTGCCCAGCGTAGATGCAACTTTtttcgctgcctctctctgtgtgtgtgggccgcGACGGCGTTGAGtgcattttgttgatttataataaaataatataaaaatattacacAATAATGAATGCACGACGCTGcgccctctctttctcctttaCTTTCCGCGCCCTTTCTGGCTATCTCTTTCTTCGTCACACGTCCCTTTGCTGTCCCGTTTTTACTTGGGATGAAATATGAAACAAGGAAATGCGCGAGAGGtggaaaaaagttttcccaacGCAGAAGAATATGAAATATGCGAGAAATAAAACTTTTAactaaaattatatatgtatgcccGTTACACGTTATATATCcacttacatatgtaagagagtgtgtgagagagagagagagagagagagagagagagagagagaatggttgtgtttgtatttgtcaTGTTGTTTACGCTCACTTCTTGGTCCATATTTCTTCTGTCTTCCTTTGCTTCTCGCGCGTGTGGAAGCTACTTGAGAGATGAGTTTTACGAAGACATTTTACTAGTGGGTGAGGGAATGCCCTAACCTGGAGGATAAGTCATTGAAGATCGTATAATATGATCAAGAAtttacttaaaatatttaaaaattatatatttaatttagtAGTTTTAGTTGGACCATAAAAATCCAATGAAGATCGTTTTATATGTTGGAAAGCTTATCAGGGATAATTTTAATATCAACAGAGCTTTGTTTCCCTGAACAGCAGACCTTCCGTTCATTCagatattgatattttggctTCCAGTCGCAGAAACTTTAAAATATTATCTAAagaataaaatttaatttaagtcTCCAACAATTTCTCAATGCCCAAACGTGCCAGAAATCCCCACCAATCTTTGGGTAGAGTGTACAGCGTAAACTTTGGGGCCACAAGAACCTTTAACGCAAGTCCTTTCCCCCACACCTCCCCGCACTCAAAGTCAACACATTCTGGAGCTCACACATTTTGATGCGCTTCCAGATCGTGGCGTCCTTGCAACTTTATCGCACCAGAAATTGCATCATATTTCACGAGACCTCAGCGtgacaacaaaatatatgtagaaaagaaaaatcccCCTCACTCCGCAGCAACAAACTTCAGGAGAGGTTACATTTACTTACCTGTGCAGCAAACCCCCCGTCGCTCTCAACCTAAAACGTCtgtcaacaaaaaaattatgaGAGAGAAAAGGTTGTCCAAAGTTGTATGCCACTCCCCATGGCCCCATGATGCCAGAGAAGAAGTCAAGAGATGGAGCATGGAGATGTTTGTGCTTTAAGAATCGTTTTTATTAAGAGCAAGCAACTGCTGGTATCATTCtgattataatttataatgaaACGCGGAGTGTTCAGAGTGCAATCTTTGGCATAATTTTGAAAATCCTGAGATAAATCTTGAGCATGCACATAATTAATGAAAGACCAAATGTTGTCTTCAGCAGCGTGTGCAGGAAGAGCATCCTAGGGGGAGAAGAGTCCAGTTGTAtgagaagtggcagcagcaggcagttggaggagtagcagcaacagcagtagaagcagcagcaccagcaggagcatGCAAAAAAGGCAGTAAACAAAAGTGTAATTAAAAACTACTTAGTGGACCCAACCCGGGCAccctctctgttgctctcgctcgctttcGTTCTctgtgtgagagagaaaagagtCGTGCGACTCACCTGCGATAAATAGTTTTGCGCTGCTGTAATTTATAATCGTTAGCGTTATCCTTAAAGAAGTAGCGCCTGATGCCGCTGAGGTACGAGCGAAAATATTCGCTCCAATTAATCGTTGCAATGTTGAACTGCAGCACCGAGCGCTCTTCTCGTGGCAACAGCTCGTTCAATTCGTCAATATTCCGATGAGCGAATTTCCACTCCTTCAGACCGAACCAAGCCATCATATCGATGATGCGAGAGATTTTCCTATATGCCTTCACATAGCTAcgacaaagaaaaagagagagagaaatggcagAGATTGCTGTCAAAACATTTGCTAATTGCCCCAAGAGTTCACGAAAGGGGCTCTGGTACTGATTCTATTTCTGACACTGGCTCTCTGCagctacataaatatatggagAAAATGCTCAGGCTAATGCTCtctaattgcaatttgttaaatattacgtatacgttTTGTTGTCCGACGCTTGCAGGACATAAGGAGCTTGCACAAGTAGAGGATCTCAATAGGggcaaaatgaaaagcagCGAAGGGCAGATGCGCTTTCTCATGATTACAGTGGAAAACATTTCGAATAATAtgtggtttttgctttgggAAACCGTGAATATAAGCTCaatttaatatacaaaattgtAATAGTTAACAAAACTTACGAGCTATATGTAAAATACCATTGTTGTaatgtattttataattttaaagcACATATTAAGTCTTTATTAGTATTATTACCTGACTTTTAGAGCATCTTTCAATCtttcaataataaaatatatttttcaattattctAGATCTTCCGATTAAACGAGATTTCATGGCCgataaaagaagaaatataatttaaacagATCTTAAAATGTCGATCGTTGATGgtgcataaaattaatttataacaTTCAAGGTACGTTTGTCTCGATAAAATATACTACCCTGACTGCTGCTTATCAAAATTTACACTAAATATTGCTCTCTACCACTTCCTTTTCATCTATTAAAACTGCCCAACTCTTACCATCACTCCTCTTATATGCTACACCTTTCATTGCCTTTACAAACCCCTTATCATAGTGACTATATCCCTCATTGGATACCCTGACCAGCCCAAACCATTCAATTGCCTTTCCATGTACGATTTAAAATCCATTCAATGTAGCAAAACCCCCAAAACCCACACAGAGCAAAGGAGTGAGAGACACCCGTGCAAcaagagggaggggagggacaAGGGCAATGACTGCCACCTTGGAGAACATATTCTCAATGTATATGTGGGGAGTACAGAAGAGCCAGAGGATGATATGGCTGTAGATGTGGCTGTGGAGAGGGGATAGGTATATAGGTATGTGGATGGAGAGCAGCTGGAATGGACGTTCGTGGGGCTGTGGGCTTTGGGTTTGCGGGGCGTGTACTTACATGCGCTTTTGTCCGGTGACCATGGCAATTAAATCTAAAATATAAGCTGGGATATTGTgcaagaaaaatgcaattgcacAATGCAGAGGCTTCGATGGTATTATAACGTACGAGAAGCACCTGTGACAATAATGCGGTCGATCGAAGGATACCCGTATGCAGCAGGGGCAGTATACAGAAAACACAAAGGATGTGGCATGTGGGTAGAGGATTCTCCCAACCGTTTGGCATTTCAGTTCGATTTGGTTTTAGTTTGGAAATTCAATCGCACCGCATCGCCGGATATTTTACATTGTTTAAatcgtattttttttgtgtgttttgtttgaaaGTGTATTTCGTTGCAGAGAGTTTCGTTTCCGTTTCGGTTGTTTCAAGGTATTAGCAGGGAGCGACAGATAAATATTCCGATACGGCCAAAAATCCAACAATATTTAAGCATTGGATTAGACATGCCATACAAAATGCGGCCAACGTTTcgtgtttcgttttgtttttttgtcatttttgtgGGAAGAGAATTCAATAAAGgatatttcatttataaatGTTGGAATGCTTTTTTAGCGTGGTGCAgaatttggttttctttttttgtatactcACCACAGCGCCTTGTCGAAGGGCTCGTGAAAGCCTTTGCGCGACAGTCGCATGTACTCGCCCCAGGTAATGTTGTTCACATCGGATACGTAGTTGTAGACGGGTAGTTCAGACTTGGTATCCGTTTCGGTGGCACGTATCTTGAATCTGGCAAGGAAGCGATGAGAAGGCAGGAGATTATAGAAGAAGTAAATGGATTTTTTGTggtaataaaatataaatcaagCCAAGAACTAATTTCTAGTGCAACTTTTGACTACTTTAATCACTCAGCTGttaaatttattcattaaCCACTTAACTTGTATGCTGTTAAGCATCTCTCTCCACTCCCAATACAAGTAAATCTTTCAGTTAAGCGCCTGGCACTCGCAATCTTCATCGCGATACCATTCACCCACCCACAGCCAAATACTTTCTCAATGTATCTGTTCTGCCCACAGCTTTATACTCGCCTTAATTTCCCTGCCTTTGGTATTTACGAAATTTTCCaacttctttgcttttttacattttgtactTGCTTTTCGCAAACATCCGAATGCTATCAGCTTACGGGTGGGAACTCTTTTACAACTCTTTTTACACATCCTTTGGCACCGCTTCCGCCCTACGTGCAACACCGTGAGTGctagtatgtgtgtgtatgtgtggcacTAACCTTCTGGCTATATCCCAAGCGGTTGCTATCATGGCATTCACCACATAATCGGCGGGCACCATGTTCGCCTTGCATTTGGCCGTACCGTAAATGCAACGGACGAGTCCCCGGGCAGACCAAGTGCATAAACCTGATGGCCCGTACAAATTATCAGTCCAGCCGGGAAATGGATCCTTGTACGTTGACAttactgcaaataaataagaatTAATGGCTGCTTTGTTCGAAGGGAAGAAGGAGctgctctgtttgtgtgtggcaaacgGAATCGGAGTTGCAGTCCGGACTTTGGTTGTTGATTTTAGCCAACGTTAAAGCGATAATGGTTTCAAACCGGTATGGCTGGAGTCCTTTTACACCAAtccccattgccattcccttTATGGaatttccttttccatttgccaatGTCCGACTTCCAATTGCAGGTTCATATATTGATTTTTCACAACTTTTAAGACTGTATCGAGTTATGATTCTGGACATTTTTAAGCTACAAATTAATCATTATATTTAGGGTAAAatcttccatttccatttatggTTAGAGCATTCCATCTTCTATCAGCTATTGCCACATTTTGACCATTTTTTCCACTGCCTTTTCTAGTTTCCACTGGGCACAGGAGGCAGCTTAGGAtactgactgctgctgcagctcctgctcctaccactgatgctgctgtaggatgctttggcatttttgtgtgttaaaataaatgaaaatttgtttgtgctttgttCCTCGAGAGCATTGGCAGACTCCTCTTCCTCGTTTCGTTCCGTTACGTTGCGTTTTAGGatagaaaaactttttccacATGCATTTATCTGGTAAACCCAAAGTCCTCTCGCCCCCCACATCGAAACTCCCAAACGAAGACAATgctgttggccatttttcacaaaattttaaatattcctttttttcctgaaaggagagagagcggagaggagagagacGGACCCTGGAGTATTtactggcaggcagcaggcacttTCACCTCCTCCTACTtccatgtgtttgtgttttgttggcACTCTTGCACATGCCCCTGGGGTATTTGTGCTAATTATCTGACAATTAGTTTGTTAAGTCAAGTCTGAAACCGCAATAAATATACCAGACAAGCAGGCAGCTCCCAGCCCCTTTAGGTCCCCTAGACACCACCCCCGCACTCACCTATGGGCGGTCGAAAGATACCTGCTGGCATGTGCAGTGCCCGATGATTCACCAGATTCTCTGCACATTTCTTGGTCATTGTATAGGTGTTGGGCATTTGGCCAATGAGGCAATGGCGCATCTTCTCCAGCGTTTCATCATCAAAAGTGCGATAGAtctgcaaacaacaacaaaaattgtacaaaatgcAAGGAGAAGCgaatatattttccaatttaaatAACTGTCATATCAAAAAATTGTATGCTATGAATTCACAAGTGGTGGTGCCTATACCCTTTGCAGGGGATGGGTACTATGATTGTGGTTGAGGGGTttgaacaaagcaaaaataatcCTCAACATTCATATTTATCCAATGCGGACAAAAGTCAGCAAAATATCAAGTTAACCTGATCTCCTTTTTCTTACACGAACACAAAAATTATCTTATTTCACGAGCGTTATCTTTAGAGCAAAAACTTATTCCAATGTCTATTTTTGTtcgaacaacaaaatgttgttgcttatttgttttttatatgcGAATTTTCCATGCAAGCAGATTAGGTtgagaaataatatttatccACAAAAAatcgttttaattttttgccgAAATAAGTTAGAACTGTTTCTAGTCACTTGTAAACACGTTTGGAATTATAGAACCCATAAAATGTAGACGAATATGGTAGATTTCTGCCCGATTTTAGTCAATCTATTGCTTGAAGTCCAATTAATCTTGCACTTAAATTTGATACCCAAGTGATCCgaaaactgcaacaaagtgTATCTAAACTTCATCGTGGCTCTGTctcatacatttttgtggcgATATTTTTGTCctacatatttttatggggAACATTACGTACCTGTATGATTTTTTCGTAGCCAATTTCGTTCTCGTACACTTGTTCGTTGATAAATTTGcgattgcagttgcagtaCAGTGTCGAAATGTGCACAaacgactgtgtgtgtgtgtgtgtgtgtcccagaGGCGTAGGAGTAGGTGGTGGTGGCATCAGAGATCGTCGTGACAACAAGGGGCAGAAATCGAACGAATACATGTCCGAATGTTGATTGAATTGTgttggaaattgtttgcccGCGCATTCCcgcaaaatatgcaacaacgaaaaaaagttataaagagagagagagagagaaagtcagtaaatattaaaacacagatacatacatatgtacatatgtgcatatgtacaacTATTTTTATATTCATCCGAGACATTGGAAATTGTACATTTTGGTTACGAATattaatgttttcttttttggtttatttatggaaTGGATGCAAATATGTTAAAAGAAAATCAGTGGAAGGAAGCTTTTATTAGCTTTCCGTTCCTTTATAGTTCCTAAAATAAAAACGCAAGGAACGTGTAAACATAACAgaagtaataataatataaataataaaatcaattataaaataatatcACATCAAAGACGATTCATGCGAGGAGCGTcttccaaaaaccaaaattccaGGCCCCGTGACATAGGGCACCTACGGTTGCCCATTTCCATATCTTAAGAGTGAGCAAGCCGATGAAATTTACCCCGACAGTTTCTCACAGATTAGCATGAGCACTCGCATAGAAGATAACTATTTAGacgaaataaattcaaatagcACAGATGATGCATGCACGCCCGTGGGGAGTATTATTTACCTGCTGAACACAATTTCTGAGCCTGTGACTCAGGACAATTTCCCCGGGACAATAACTTCTTCTGTTCGCTGATagttttctttcagtttttatttccAAAATTTCAAAAGTGTGTGTattgaatttgatttacaATGTGCTCCTGACGTTATTATATCCGGTAATCGGATATTAAATTtatactactgagtaccgggtaaaacatttttgacgcgtaagaagcgtctcactcAACTAAGCAATTTGTGTCAAATGCCTTTTCAGCACTTTTGAAATCCTATTAACATAGCTACATCTGCGAGAGTTGTTGACAGAAACAGTtcccaaaaattaaaacacaagGAACGTGTGAGCATAACAgagttaataataataataataataataaaaaaataatagttCACTTAAATTTCAAAGCTGAAAAACTACGCAATTTGTGTCAAATGCCTTGTCAGCACGTTTGAAATCGTATCAACATACATAGCTAAATCTGTTAAAGTTGTCGACAGAAAGTAgttgccaaaaataataagGCAAGGAACGTGTAAGCTAAACagaagtaaaaataaaaataaaattaatcgAGCCGTAGCAGTTTTAAGTAAGCGAGGAAAAACCCGGAATgggaaaattattataaataaattaaacgagTCTCATCTTAGAACAATTTAAAAAAGATGACGCTTAGCAAGTTTGAGAAAGAATGCCCCGAGGGTACCCCAGAGATTAGCGTGAGTCCCCGCATGGAGGAGGATCATTCAGACGAAATAGCAAGGCCGCCCATGGGGAAAACCATTTATCTGTGGAATACAAAAATTCCCCAGCCAGTGAAGTTGGGCAGCCATGTGAAACCAAGAAAGTATAGAATGTGCTTTCCCCGTGACAATAATTGGTCatatgcattttaaatttcttctgtttttctgaTAATTTTCTTTCGTTTAATGTTAATGTTTAGTTCAATGTTTTAGTTCCAATATTGTTGATGTAATAAATTAAGTTATTTTGAGTTGGAAATATTCTTACCTTCAACTGCTTCATTTCCATGGCCAAATCGAGTATTTTCTTGGTGCCCAAGACATTTATATCAATGGCATCGCTTAGCTTCTCATTGAATTTCACCGATGCCACTACATTGAAGACAATCTACACGCCAAACACACATATAGGGAGAGATAGAGGGGAAGGAAGAGAGTTAGAGATAAACCAGAAGACCCAACGAATTGTaatgcatattaaaaattgaaagaaaattcgGTGTGGAAAGCAgaagaacaaaagaaaatgctcatgcaaaatgcacaagAGATGTGCATacaaagcaggcagcagccgagTGGGCCCTGGCGGCTGCGAGGGGAGTGTTGGGGTTTGCGTTTTGTGATAACCTCAAAGTCAGCAACACACAACATCCaccagatgcagatgcagttgcAGGGGAAGAGCTGGGACAGGCACAGAagctgggattgggattgtggcagccagcagcaggaacaggagaaaaaagaagaaggaaaaatgGGAACTGCAGTGCGACGCGTGCATCGAACATCGACAACAAAgcaattttagttttaaaacAGTGCAAGCGTCGGACTAAGCAGGACCAGTCAGACCatgccaggccagaccaggccTCGGTCCTGAGTGACttgtatgcaaaatgttttcacaacaacaaaaaaggaagaaaaaaaagaagcgacgGACGACCAACGGATGCGGATGCGCCAGGCAgtcaggacaggacaggacaatGGCTCGCGCGCATGCCAAGCACTTGAAGCATGCACaggaattttcatttatttatatattgtgTTTTATAACCGAACAGCAAGAGTAGGTCCTGtaggagcatcagcagaaacagcaacagcaacagcaatggggGGCGGGAAGGTATGGGTACTGGACTGTAGCTTCACTCTGCTCTACACATTTTCACAGTTTTACGTGTGGCGGCgggttttcaatttttgttgaaaagtaccaatatatacatatatatatgtatatatgtacatatacacgtttgtatatacaaatatatcgTGTGCCTCTTGTGATCAacgaagcaacaaaaacaaacagcaagtTGTAGGGATTGCAACGACAAAACGACTCAAAGATACCTTTAAAGAAAAGGGAACTGCGGGaaaatgtttctctttttatCCTCTGATCAATGCACAGATCTTTTTCTGTCAaaggaaattagtttttattgaaatggagttttatttttattagagATCTCTTAGTGCTGTGAGGCCTAAGAGTTTGTTTGAGTTTTAAGACTCACAAAGACACTGCAAATTCTCTCCTACATCAATCGCCCCTAAAACAGCAAAGACCCCACTTGGTACTGGGTATTTAAAACgaaagaaacgaaaggaaTAAactgactggctgcctgcctgctgttgtCGTAAACATTGCGCCTGCCTTTGGCATGCAACGTtttacgtatacgtaatgcacAAACCGGGGAGAGAacagagtgagtgagtggcgGATGGGCAAAACAGGAATCGGGTGGAAACGAAAGCCCCTTCCCACCCATCCAGAtgggcaaacacaacaaaagccCATGAAAAAGTTGCTCCATACAAAAAGTCCATTGATTGAATTGCCAACAACCGTAgaagcggagagagagagagagagggtggggATAGTAGATGTAAAGGGAGGGGATGAGATGAAGAGAATGTTACTCTTACCTGGACCTCAGACGAGAGCATTGCTCGGTCGGCGGCATCAATGTCCAGGTCGATGGCACTGTAATCAGCGCGTATCGGATGCACCTTCGCCAACAAATGCGGTGACTCCTCGCGCATTCTATTGAatatctgcagcagcagcagcagcagcaggtagaGTGAGAAAAGAAGAGACAATGGGTGGGGTGTGCGGCACATCAACATCGTCGTTGCATTGTTCCTTGCTCccttccccacacacacacagaattgACGTGGCATGGCATCCGTCCCGCATCCGTGTGAGGATGACACTTACCGATTCATTGAAAAATCCCTGCAAACGCTCCTGTACGCTCATGTTGTCCTTGCTGCGTATCAGCATGTAAATTTTACGCAATCCAAACGAACGGAGCAATTTCTCTGTTAACACTTTGCCAACGAAACCCGTACCGCCCGTAATGAGTACGGTGGCGTCTCTATAGAAATCCGTAACGGGTGTGCGGCTGCCACCAGTCGTATAACTTTCTGTGGcatcatctgctgctgcactgttTGTGCTGGTACTTGAggcagtgcctgctgctgcctcctcgaAGAGTGGCTCTTCCTCTGACTGATGGTCCTGCTCTtcctctggctgctcctcctctgacTGATGTTCCTCGTGGACAGAAGTAACTTCATTGCTGCTCCGTCTCGAAGAGCTGGTAGAGCTGAAGGCCTTACGGGTAGCTGAAGGGGAAGAAAGAGGATTGCAGAGATATTCGAGTGGACTCCATGTCTACTCACTTTTATTAGGCTTCGTTTCGTGCATTTTTCTGTTGACTCTGAATGATCTGATCCGTTCACTTCAAGGGTAAGAAACACATTGaaaaattttcaaaaataaagcCCCCGCACGGGGATTTTCCTATATTTTTAATCAATAAACGGCACTCATATATCACGAAAGATTTTCCCACCGTACATGTCCAATTATatgacacagagagagagagacctcATCCCCCACCACCACTTCCTCCCGGTCTAACCCAATTATTCTATATGCTATATATCCTCACTCCCAGTGGAAGgacattcatttcatttttattttgaatgtgTTTGTGGGGCTGACATTGTGGTTGCATTTGACCTGATGACCTGCGCCTGACCACCAGCCAGCGGCCAACGCTCAGCGGATATGTCTGGGGCCAAAACCTCACGCTATTGTTGCTTTCTCTTTCTAGCAGCCCATCTCTATGCTTTTCGTGTGCTGTCCCTTTCGTTCGGGGGGACATTTTAAACAATgttaattattcaattatcAACACAGCCAATGTGGCGTGGTCGAGAGGACACACTGTGCCTGACCATCGTGTCCTTCTAACCAGAGGCGTGactgtatgtgtatgtgtatgggtgtgtatACTGTATGTGCGATGGTGCATCTGTGGGCTGAGTGCGTGACTATATCCTGCCTCATCCCCTCGTGTGTGTCACAGTTGGTTCTTGTACATCgcgtgccactgctgctgctgcctctcgtGGCACAGCATATGTTGTTTGATTGTCAGCGAAAAATGagccacaagcagcaggcggacacacacacaaacacacatagaCAATACCTCATTGCGTGACAtagttgtggttgttgctgttgtttccttccatttatttgttgttggcaaTATGCAGCAGCGTCTGGCCTTTGTTTGAATGGCCATAAATGTACGGGGTACGGAGTAGTCGCCTGGTCACCAAGGGGTTTATGGCATAGAAATTTAAAGTATTTAAAGGGTAAATCAATACCAAAACAATGGAAACTCTTTAGGTTGAATAGCGTCCTAAACGCGAGCCATTTTTGTATGATTTATTGCAAGGGTTTCAAGCTGAGATGTTTATCTTTTGATTATGGCATAAATGATTAAGGAATTATGTGGATATTACTAGGAGATATTTATCTTTACTTTACATTTCCTTTTATGGAGAGAAGCTTTCCTTTTAAAGTCTACGAATATTTCTAAAATTATATATCTACGAAATAACATTGATTTCTTTCGTTCCAAGGATAATTGTGtgataaattgaaataataattCTTAATAATTATTTCCTTGAATTTTACATAAAAGGTAACAATAATTCTAATCTCTGGCCATGTTAGCTGTTTACTAGATCTGCAACTTGATGTATTCAATCTCTGGGCATGTTTAAAGCTTATCTACAGATTGTCTAAAGATtatctacaaatatttaacagcCTTTGGACTTCACTTAAAAACTCCACCTTTCAACTAAGCTTCCTCCAAAAGAAAAGCTTCCCTTAAGACATATTTCACCTTCCGCCAAAGCCTTAAACCTCAGCAGGACCTAAACCCCAAGGTATTCTAAGTGTTTGACACCTTCTAAGGGTTAAACAAAGCTTAAATATCAAGCATCTTGAGCTTTAAAGTGGCCGCGCGGCATCCGGTTCGAGTCTCCACTAAGCTTGACATATTTTGAGGTGCCCCAAAAAAgctttgcataaatatatttcgagTACGAAAGAGCTTTCGCCTTAAGTTACGATGTGGAAAAGTACAGTTTCTTAGAGGATCTTTATCAGAGAATTATAGAAACTAGCAAGCCATAAAATGTGCAGCTTTCGATGGCAGACAAAGTGGAGCGGAAGCAGCCGGCCATTtgtgtttttcatttcaacCATTAATGGccgctgcaacagcagcagcaacagtaaaaataataataattataatcgCGTAATAATTCTTAATTAACATTCCAACCCCTTatttttttgcgctctttttggttttgcttaaTGACTTGAAATGTTTATTCGTTTTTCAATTTGGTAATTTAATACGAGAGTAATTACATTAATTAgcctttcttttttgctgtttggttTAATGACAAATATTGAACACAAATACAGGCATATACAGACATtggaatacatacatacatataatcggatttcaataatttaatttaaaagctACTCTTAATTGTTTTAAGGTGATTATCAGAGCTCGCAACTAAAAAAGCACTCCCGAAAAACCTTATATTTCTTTTAGTTGTTAAAGTTTCATGTTTAGGCTTGTTTGCGAGCTCTGTTTTAGTTAGTTGGTAcgtatttcattttcaaatttgatttggtGAAAGCTTTAATGTTTTAAaccatagtttttttttttaagcaaagtttacacatgtatttatgtttgttttgtgcttgAAGGAACGTAAATTGTATCTGTAGTTGACaagtttgttttttccatAATTATAATACTGTACAGGGGCCCGCCCACACTCTCTCCCAATCGATACAAGTCCGCTTCGAGCCATCCATTTATCCAGGGGAGGATTCGTAATCACAATTCATTAAGACAAAAATCACAGATACCAATATCTTTCCATCATCAATCTTAGGGAGTATAAAAGCCATCTTAGTGCTGATTCCATAGAGCCTTACTCTTGGGCAAGTGGACACGGGACACCTCGCT
Encoded here:
- the LOC117893672 gene encoding fatty acyl-CoA reductase wat, whose product is MHETKPNKTTRKAFSSTSSSRRSSNEVTSVHEEHQSEEEQPEEEQDHQSEEEPLFEEAAAGTASSTSTNSAAADDATESYTTGGSRTPVTDFYRDATVLITGGTGFVGKVLTEKLLRSFGLRKIYMLIRSKDNMSVQERLQGFFNESIFNRMREESPHLLAKVHPIRADYSAIDLDIDAADRAMLSSEVQIVFNVVASVKFNEKLSDAIDINVLGTKKILDLAMEMKQLKSFVHISTLYCNCNRKFINEQVYENEIGYEKIIQIYRTFDDETLEKMRHCLIGQMPNTYTMTKKCAENLVNHRALHMPAGIFRPPIVMSTYKDPFPGWTDNLYGPSGLCTWSARGLVRCIYGTAKCKANMVPADYVVNAMIATAWDIARRFKIRATETDTKSELPVYNYVSDVNNITWGEYMRLSRKGFHEPFDKALWCFSYVIIPSKPLHCAIAFFLHNIPAYILDLIAMVTGQKRIYVKAYRKISRIIDMMAWFGLKEWKFAHRNIDELNELLPREERSVLQFNIATINWSEYFRSYLSGIRRYFFKDNANDYKLQQRKTIYRRMLFLHTLLKTTFGLSLIMCMLKIYLRIFKIMPKIAL